The following are encoded in a window of Pseudomonas sp. St316 genomic DNA:
- a CDS encoding MFS transporter has product MSRPASTRASLIFLALTLLGFLAASSAPTPLYHLYQEQLQFSPAVLTLIFGVYAFSLLAALLTVGSLSDYLGRKPVIFVALLLNMLAMLLFIRADSVAWLISARLIQGFATGMATSVLGAALLDFDRRQGPLITSVAPLLGMACGALGCGLLAEFAPLPLQLTYWLLLGLFLAQAVYLWRLAESVSSQPGAWQSLWPTLHVPLQARQALWRVLPLDLAAWAVGGFYLSLAPSLVRAATGSTSNLIGGALVAVLTLSGALSIYLLRNQGADKMLRLSASLLVIGLALVLVAVHDASLPLFFMGTLVTGGGFGAGFLGALRSIMPLALPHERAGLMSAFYVLSYLAFSLPSLLAGNLTRVFGLIPTTDGYGAVLIVLCVVALLGLRQSMRPVSDGARP; this is encoded by the coding sequence ATGTCCCGTCCAGCTTCGACCCGCGCCAGCCTGATATTCCTGGCGCTCACCTTGCTCGGTTTTCTCGCCGCGTCCAGCGCGCCGACGCCGTTGTATCACCTCTACCAGGAACAATTGCAATTTTCCCCGGCGGTGCTGACGCTGATTTTCGGTGTGTACGCCTTCAGCCTGTTGGCGGCCTTGCTGACCGTGGGTTCGCTGTCGGATTACCTGGGCCGTAAACCGGTGATCTTCGTGGCGCTGTTGCTCAATATGCTGGCGATGCTGCTGTTTATCCGTGCCGACAGCGTTGCCTGGTTGATCAGTGCCCGATTGATCCAGGGATTTGCCACCGGCATGGCCACCAGCGTGCTGGGGGCTGCCTTGCTGGATTTCGACCGTCGCCAAGGCCCATTGATCACCAGTGTCGCGCCGCTGTTGGGCATGGCATGCGGGGCGCTGGGCTGTGGCCTGCTGGCTGAGTTCGCACCGTTGCCCTTGCAACTGACGTACTGGCTTTTGTTGGGCTTGTTCCTGGCTCAGGCCGTTTACCTCTGGCGCCTGGCGGAAAGCGTCAGCTCGCAACCCGGTGCCTGGCAGTCCCTGTGGCCGACCCTGCATGTGCCGCTCCAGGCGCGGCAAGCCTTGTGGCGGGTCCTGCCACTGGACCTGGCGGCCTGGGCCGTAGGCGGTTTCTACCTGTCACTGGCACCGTCCCTGGTGCGAGCGGCAACCGGATCGACCTCCAATCTGATCGGTGGCGCGCTGGTGGCGGTGTTGACCCTCAGCGGCGCGTTATCCATTTACCTGTTGCGCAACCAAGGCGCAGACAAGATGTTGCGCCTGTCCGCGAGCTTGCTGGTGATTGGCCTGGCATTGGTGCTGGTGGCGGTGCATGACGCTAGCTTGCCATTGTTCTTCATGGGCACGCTGGTCACTGGCGGCGGCTTTGGTGCGGGATTCCTGGGCGCGCTGCGCAGCATCATGCCGCTGGCGTTGCCCCACGAACGGGCCGGCTTGATGTCGGCGTTCTATGTCCTCAGTTACCTGGCCTTCAGCCTGCCGTCGCTGCTGGCGGGGAACCTGACGCGGGTGTTTGGATTGATCCCGACCACCGATGGCTATGGCGCGGTGTTGATTGTGCTGTGTGTCGTCGCGTTGTTGGGGTTACGTCAATCCATGAGGCCGGTCAGCGATGGCGCGCGGCCTTGA
- a CDS encoding TetR/AcrR family transcriptional regulator: protein MAIKEGLRPGGRSARVQESIHSAVRDLLQEQDRATLTVPQIAARAGVTPSTIYRRWGDLPALLADVAIARLRPDSEPANTGSLRGDLLAWAEQYLDEMCSEPGRNMMRDIQACATPGYCVGVISRQLQIILDRYPDEPNPGVERLINVVVAPTVFRILFASAPLAVEELHRLVDIALGQ, encoded by the coding sequence ATGGCAATTAAAGAAGGTTTACGCCCCGGCGGTCGAAGCGCCCGGGTCCAAGAGTCGATTCATTCGGCGGTCCGCGACCTGCTGCAAGAGCAGGACCGTGCGACCCTGACCGTGCCGCAAATCGCTGCGCGCGCCGGGGTGACGCCGTCCACCATCTACCGGCGCTGGGGTGATCTGCCGGCGCTGCTGGCTGACGTCGCCATCGCCCGTTTGCGCCCCGACAGCGAACCCGCCAACACCGGCAGCCTGCGCGGCGACCTACTCGCCTGGGCCGAACAGTACCTGGATGAAATGTGTTCCGAGCCCGGTCGCAACATGATGCGCGACATCCAGGCATGCGCCACTCCAGGGTATTGCGTGGGGGTCATCAGCCGTCAGTTGCAGATCATCCTGGATCGCTACCCCGATGAACCCAACCCGGGCGTCGAACGGCTGATCAATGTGGTGGTGGCACCGACGGTGTTCCGCATCCTCTTTGCCAGCGCGCCGTTGGCGGTTGAGGAGTTGCATCGGTTGGTGGATATCGCGCTGGGTCAGTGA
- a CDS encoding cupin domain-containing protein, which produces MKIIRSKSFTGDRAWAALDIANMNGITTRLHWTDQPYKWHVNDGEEVFVVLDGQVRMCYREEGVEKQSLLEAGDIFYASVGTEHVAKPLGEARILVIETEGSV; this is translated from the coding sequence TTGAAAATCATTCGCAGCAAATCCTTCACCGGGGACCGCGCTTGGGCGGCGCTGGATATCGCCAACATGAACGGCATCACCACGCGCCTGCACTGGACCGATCAGCCGTACAAATGGCACGTCAATGACGGCGAGGAGGTCTTTGTGGTGCTCGATGGGCAAGTGCGGATGTGCTACCGGGAAGAGGGTGTCGAAAAGCAGAGCTTGCTGGAGGCCGGGGACATTTTCTACGCATCGGTGGGCACTGAGCATGTGGCCAAGCCCTTGGGCGAAGCGAGAATCCTGGTGATAGAGACCGAAGGCAGCGTCTGA